A genome region from Nitrosopumilus oxyclinae includes the following:
- a CDS encoding cupin domain-containing protein → MKLEYDLDIYLEKIKNNNSYFHTFINKDSLAAGVLVLKPGEEDTQTPHDSDEVYYIISGNGFLKIKDKDYKVSQDKLFFVAKNVEHCFHGNTKELKVLYFFGGPDS, encoded by the coding sequence TTGAAGCTAGAATATGATTTAGATATATATCTAGAAAAAATAAAAAACAATAATTCTTATTTTCATACTTTTATCAATAAGGACAGTTTAGCCGCAGGAGTTTTGGTACTCAAACCTGGAGAGGAGGACACTCAAACACCACATGACAGTGATGAGGTATACTATATCATTTCAGGTAACGGATTTTTAAAAATTAAAGATAAGGATTACAAAGTTTCTCAAGATAAATTATTTTTTGTAGCAAAAAATGTGGAGCATTGCTTTCATGGAAATACAAAGGAACTCAAAGTTTTGTATTTTTTTGGAGGTCCTGATTCTTAA
- a CDS encoding antibiotic biosynthesis monooxygenase family protein has translation MFVMIADIQLKEGVEDDFKNWFAESNKVLCNFPGFISRKFLKSSDGTYRILVEHESKETFIKMHQSPEHEKVHPTGHSFMSADPQRKTYEVAAE, from the coding sequence ATGTTTGTAATGATTGCCGATATTCAACTCAAGGAAGGGGTTGAGGACGATTTTAAAAATTGGTTTGCTGAATCAAACAAAGTACTATGTAATTTTCCAGGATTTATCTCTAGAAAATTCTTGAAATCCTCTGATGGAACTTATAGAATCCTTGTTGAACATGAAAGCAAAGAAACTTTTATCAAAATGCACCAAAGCCCTGAACATGAAAAAGTTCATCCTACTGGACATTCATTCATGAGTGCTGATCCTCAGAGAAAAACATACGAAGTAGCTGCTGAATAA
- a CDS encoding bifunctional 5,10-methylenetetrahydrofolate dehydrogenase/5,10-methenyltetrahydrofolate cyclohydrolase yields MAGIRIDGKIIAQSVKERVKKAAEVLKNQGISPCLATVLVGDNPASATYVRNKHIACEAVGISTKDHKLDANITQSELTKIIDELNADKSVHGILVQLPLPNQLDEFATTSRISPLKDVDGLTPHNAGLLAMSKAALVACTPSGIMEMFDYHGIDLEGKNVVLINRSNLVGKPLYHLLLEKNATVLTCHSKTKNLSELCQNADIIITAVGDRNKFTLTPDMIKEGAIVIDVAISRFQEKLVGDSDYEKIIQKASFATPVPGGVGPMTVAMLLKNTITAASLSSQIG; encoded by the coding sequence ATGGCAGGCATTAGAATTGATGGTAAGATTATTGCCCAATCAGTCAAGGAAAGAGTCAAAAAAGCAGCTGAGGTGCTGAAAAATCAAGGGATTTCGCCTTGTTTAGCCACAGTATTGGTTGGAGATAATCCAGCTTCTGCAACATATGTTAGAAATAAACACATAGCATGTGAAGCAGTAGGAATTTCCACAAAAGATCACAAACTTGATGCCAACATAACTCAATCAGAATTAACCAAAATTATTGATGAATTAAATGCAGACAAATCAGTTCATGGTATTTTAGTTCAACTTCCTCTACCAAATCAACTAGATGAATTTGCAACTACATCAAGAATATCTCCACTAAAAGATGTAGATGGTTTAACTCCACATAATGCAGGTTTACTTGCCATGAGTAAAGCAGCATTAGTTGCATGTACACCATCAGGAATAATGGAGATGTTTGATTATCATGGAATAGACCTAGAAGGAAAAAATGTCGTGTTAATTAATCGAAGTAACCTCGTAGGAAAACCACTGTATCATTTGTTATTAGAAAAAAATGCCACTGTATTGACATGTCACTCTAAAACTAAAAATTTATCAGAACTATGTCAAAATGCAGACATTATCATCACTGCAGTAGGAGACAGAAACAAATTCACACTAACCCCAGATATGATCAAAGAAGGAGCAATTGTAATTGATGTTGCAATTTCAAGATTTCAAGAAAAATTAGTGGGAGATTCAGATTATGAAAAAATAATTCAAAAAGCATCATTTGCCACGCCAGTTCCAGGAGGAGTTGGTCCCATGACAGTTGCAATGCTATTGAAAAATACAATTACAGCAGCATCACTGAGTAGTCAAATTGGATAA
- a CDS encoding 5-formyltetrahydrofolate cyclo-ligase, which translates to MDKNPEKESLRNRLLETRDNTSFDLLKIASGNIQKKLRKMYAFKNAQRIGVYYPIGSEIFTQDIIQELISQGKEVFLPKVTGKTMEFRKIVDFSSLEHGSFDIMEPKDDCPVNNNLDVILVPTVGIDHSGVRLGYGYGFYDKFLAENKTTTISLTLEKQIIKKIPKSDHDVLMDWIVTEDQMIQTQR; encoded by the coding sequence TTGGATAAAAACCCAGAAAAAGAATCATTACGAAATAGGCTTTTGGAAACAAGAGACAACACATCGTTTGATCTATTAAAAATTGCAAGTGGGAATATTCAGAAAAAATTAAGAAAAATGTATGCTTTCAAAAATGCTCAGAGAATTGGAGTATACTACCCAATAGGAAGTGAGATTTTTACTCAGGATATCATCCAAGAACTAATCAGTCAAGGAAAAGAGGTTTTCCTGCCTAAAGTTACTGGGAAAACCATGGAATTTAGAAAAATTGTAGATTTTTCAAGCCTAGAACATGGCAGTTTTGATATTATGGAACCAAAAGATGATTGCCCAGTGAACAACAATCTAGACGTTATTTTAGTGCCAACTGTAGGAATTGATCATAGCGGAGTCAGATTAGGTTATGGCTATGGGTTCTATGATAAATTTTTGGCAGAAAATAAAACTACAACAATTTCTCTTACCTTGGAAAAACAAATTATCAAAAAAATTCCAAAATCAGATCATGATGTATTGATGGATTGGATTGTAACAGAAGATCAAATGATACAGACTCAAAGATAA
- the purD gene encoding phosphoribosylamine--glycine ligase: protein MVNVLVIGSGGREHALSWKLSQSSKVETVFTAPGNGGTENNVPISVDDLDGLADFAQKNNCFTVVGPEDPLAAGIVDKFNKLGLRVFGPSRQAAQLESSKIWAKDFMKRNEIPTARFEIFDDAQKAQEYVKSLDYNVVVKADGLAAGKGVIVCNSNDEAISAIQTILVNKTFGDAGNRIIIEERIDGIEASYIALSDGDIAIPMASSQDHKRIFDNDEGPNTGGMGAYSPTPIIDDNLAKIIQEEVIEKTIHAMKKEGIVFKGFLYAGIMIQDGKPYVLEYNVRMGDPECQPITMRMDFDLYDYFVASVDGTLSSLPPATWKSQSAVCVVLASKGYPEAYSKDDEITGFDSVPEGAIVFHAGTKKSGEKILSNGGRVLGVTALGDTLQSAITNAYAATDKIIWSQKFHRKDIGQKGLSYL, encoded by the coding sequence TTGGTAAATGTCTTAGTGATTGGTTCTGGTGGAAGAGAACATGCATTATCATGGAAGTTGTCTCAAAGTAGTAAAGTTGAAACTGTTTTTACTGCTCCTGGAAATGGCGGGACTGAAAATAATGTTCCAATAAGTGTGGATGATTTAGATGGATTAGCAGATTTTGCTCAAAAAAATAATTGTTTTACTGTAGTTGGACCTGAAGATCCTCTAGCTGCTGGAATTGTAGATAAATTTAACAAATTAGGTCTCAGAGTTTTTGGACCATCACGCCAAGCGGCTCAACTTGAATCAAGTAAGATTTGGGCAAAAGACTTTATGAAAAGAAATGAAATCCCGACTGCTCGTTTTGAAATATTTGATGATGCTCAAAAAGCTCAAGAATATGTGAAATCCCTTGACTACAATGTAGTTGTAAAGGCAGATGGTTTGGCTGCAGGAAAGGGTGTAATTGTTTGTAATAGTAATGATGAGGCAATTTCTGCAATTCAAACAATTTTGGTAAATAAGACATTTGGTGATGCTGGAAATAGGATTATCATTGAGGAGAGAATTGATGGAATTGAAGCCTCCTACATTGCTCTTTCTGATGGGGATATTGCTATTCCTATGGCTTCCAGCCAAGATCATAAGAGAATTTTTGATAATGATGAAGGCCCAAACACTGGAGGAATGGGTGCATATTCTCCAACTCCAATAATTGATGATAATTTAGCAAAAATAATTCAAGAAGAAGTTATTGAAAAAACTATCCATGCAATGAAAAAAGAGGGAATTGTTTTCAAGGGATTTTTGTATGCCGGAATTATGATTCAGGATGGTAAACCATATGTTTTAGAATACAACGTTCGAATGGGTGATCCTGAATGCCAGCCAATTACTATGAGGATGGATTTTGATTTGTATGATTATTTTGTAGCAAGTGTTGATGGCACATTGTCTTCTTTACCTCCTGCCACTTGGAAATCACAATCTGCTGTGTGTGTTGTTTTGGCATCAAAGGGATATCCTGAGGCATATTCAAAAGATGATGAGATCACTGGCTTTGATTCTGTTCCGGAGGGTGCAATTGTTTTCCATGCTGGTACCAAAAAGTCTGGCGAAAAGATTCTCTCAAACGGTGGACGTGTATTGGGAGTAACTGCATTAGGTGATACATTACAATCGGCAATCACAAACGCATATGCTGCAACTGACAAAATTATTTGGTCTCAGAAATTTCATCGAAAAGATATTGGTCAAAAAGGTCTTTCTTATCTTTGA
- the ileS gene encoding isoleucine--tRNA ligase — protein MELSSKFDAKAIESEVRKYIKSIDLEKLIFASDKPEKIRFIEGPPTMNGIPHAGHLRGRVIKDLWYRFNTLQGKKIEFNGGWDTQGLPVELQVEKELGVTGGKSEAIKEFGIERIVSECKKTVEKFNKTWVEVDTQLGMSFNHEKAYWTFRDEFIEREWQVLKKAYENKILEEDFTVIAYCPSCQTSLSHAEVNQGYEEVKDPSLYYKVKLVDEDAFLIVWTTMPFTLVTDAMVGLQPKEDYAYVKVENETWVIGKTRLEEFMAEVKIEEYKIEKTVKGSEFEGKKYIHPLLDLIPELNEISKSDNYHVAVSETFVDASTGSGLVHLSPANGEEDIKIANKRKVKIFSPINDEVKFTEKAGKYQGMFVRDADRPIVEDLKECNALVKIGKIKHKYPLCWRSHHPIVWLARKGWFYKLDRLDNKAIDAAESVEYFFEQPKNRFLGIIKERHPWCISRERIWGCPLPVWNCEDCGEKNWFFTRKDIVDAADKLPDGPDFELHRPWIDNITVKCKKCNGVNTKREEYVLDTWHNSGSAPYSSLTDEEYANEIPAPFFTEGIDQTRGWAYTLLIENVILNNAATPPYKSFLFQGHVLDENGGKMSKSKGNVLEGAELLEKYPVDLIRFYFMWKASPIEPLSFSTDELMSRPYQVINTLFNLHLYFQQNSQYDNFNNSNSIKWAKQNDLLTSPDIWLLSKLQKLIQILTEKNESCKFHEGAKAIDDFIINNLSQIYIPITRGELWDEDDEKKNRRLAIYAVLSEVLKTLDILIHPFCPFTSEHLYQSIFPGKQSILLDKWPTYQEDLVNEKIEESFDIMKDIVSISSAARMKGKLKRRWPLNEAQICVKKGQKNKLESLSELLQSQLNVEKFTITETEKESGIEQILELKQLGLPVKGVVELERKRIGPKAKQHMGKLVSTFNETNPDEIISSLEKNSKYDFDIDGEIISLYNEDFIIDFDASENYAAAKRDNYTVIISTLRNKEMMAKGLVKDIARRLQTLRKERGYTPTDVLEVASILELDEESLEMMKEKAEELAFLVRVKQVNFTESCKEYKEDDIDGQKIKISVE, from the coding sequence ATGGAACTTTCTTCAAAATTTGATGCTAAAGCAATAGAATCAGAAGTTAGAAAATATATCAAATCCATTGACTTGGAAAAACTGATTTTTGCATCAGATAAACCTGAAAAAATTCGATTTATTGAGGGCCCACCCACTATGAATGGAATTCCACATGCAGGACATCTCAGAGGCAGAGTAATCAAGGATTTGTGGTATCGATTCAACACATTACAAGGAAAAAAAATTGAATTTAATGGTGGATGGGATACCCAAGGACTCCCTGTAGAATTACAGGTGGAAAAAGAATTAGGAGTTACAGGTGGAAAAAGTGAAGCCATCAAAGAATTTGGAATTGAAAGAATTGTTTCTGAATGTAAAAAAACTGTAGAAAAATTCAACAAAACATGGGTTGAAGTTGATACACAACTTGGAATGTCATTTAATCATGAAAAAGCATATTGGACATTTAGAGATGAATTTATTGAAAGAGAATGGCAAGTTCTCAAAAAAGCATATGAAAATAAAATTTTAGAAGAAGACTTTACTGTAATTGCATACTGTCCAAGTTGTCAAACGTCACTCAGTCATGCAGAAGTCAACCAAGGGTATGAAGAAGTCAAAGACCCTTCACTATACTACAAAGTCAAGCTAGTGGATGAAGATGCATTTTTGATAGTATGGACTACAATGCCATTTACTCTTGTTACTGATGCCATGGTAGGATTACAACCTAAAGAAGACTATGCATATGTCAAAGTGGAAAACGAAACTTGGGTAATTGGAAAAACAAGACTAGAAGAGTTCATGGCAGAAGTAAAAATTGAAGAATATAAAATTGAAAAAACTGTAAAAGGCTCAGAATTTGAAGGAAAAAAATACATTCATCCATTATTGGATTTAATTCCAGAATTAAATGAAATTTCAAAATCAGATAATTATCATGTGGCAGTTTCAGAGACATTTGTAGATGCCAGCACAGGGAGTGGTCTTGTACATCTATCACCTGCAAACGGTGAAGAAGATATTAAAATTGCAAATAAACGCAAAGTCAAAATTTTCAGCCCCATTAATGACGAGGTAAAATTCACTGAAAAAGCAGGAAAATATCAAGGAATGTTTGTTAGAGATGCAGACAGACCCATAGTCGAGGATCTAAAAGAGTGCAATGCCCTTGTAAAAATTGGTAAAATCAAACACAAGTACCCACTATGCTGGAGATCACACCATCCAATTGTGTGGCTTGCAAGAAAAGGGTGGTTTTACAAATTAGATAGATTAGATAACAAAGCAATTGATGCAGCAGAAAGTGTAGAGTATTTTTTTGAGCAGCCAAAAAACAGATTTCTTGGAATTATCAAAGAGAGACATCCTTGGTGTATTTCTCGAGAAAGGATTTGGGGCTGTCCTCTACCAGTTTGGAATTGTGAAGATTGCGGTGAGAAAAATTGGTTCTTTACTAGAAAAGACATTGTAGATGCTGCAGATAAATTGCCAGACGGCCCTGACTTTGAATTACACAGACCATGGATTGACAACATTACAGTAAAATGTAAAAAATGTAATGGAGTCAATACAAAAAGAGAAGAATATGTTTTAGATACTTGGCATAACAGTGGCTCTGCACCTTATTCCTCGCTAACAGATGAAGAATATGCAAATGAAATTCCGGCTCCATTTTTCACAGAAGGAATTGATCAAACTAGAGGTTGGGCATACACGTTACTAATTGAAAATGTAATTTTAAACAATGCTGCAACTCCACCTTACAAATCATTTTTGTTTCAAGGACATGTGTTAGATGAGAACGGAGGAAAAATGAGTAAAAGTAAAGGCAATGTCCTAGAGGGAGCAGAATTGCTTGAAAAATATCCAGTAGACCTGATTAGATTCTATTTTATGTGGAAAGCAAGTCCAATTGAGCCCCTAAGTTTTAGCACAGATGAATTAATGTCAAGGCCATATCAGGTAATCAACACGCTATTCAATTTACACCTGTATTTTCAGCAAAATAGTCAATATGATAATTTTAATAATTCAAACTCAATTAAATGGGCAAAGCAAAATGACTTGCTGACATCTCCAGATATATGGTTACTATCAAAACTTCAAAAACTGATTCAAATTCTTACTGAGAAAAATGAATCATGTAAATTTCACGAAGGCGCAAAGGCAATTGATGATTTTATCATCAACAACCTCAGTCAAATCTACATTCCAATAACTAGAGGAGAACTATGGGATGAAGACGATGAAAAGAAAAACAGAAGATTGGCAATCTATGCAGTCCTAAGTGAAGTTCTAAAAACATTAGATATTCTGATTCATCCATTTTGTCCATTTACAAGCGAACATCTCTATCAATCAATATTTCCAGGAAAACAAAGTATTCTACTTGACAAATGGCCAACATACCAAGAAGATCTAGTAAATGAAAAAATCGAAGAATCATTTGACATCATGAAGGATATCGTATCAATTTCTTCAGCTGCCAGAATGAAAGGAAAACTGAAAAGACGATGGCCATTAAACGAAGCACAGATTTGTGTAAAGAAAGGTCAGAAAAATAAACTTGAATCATTATCTGAATTATTACAATCTCAACTAAATGTCGAGAAATTTACAATTACTGAAACAGAAAAAGAATCAGGAATAGAACAAATTCTGGAATTAAAACAATTAGGATTACCTGTCAAAGGAGTAGTAGAATTAGAAAGAAAACGAATTGGACCAAAAGCAAAACAACACATGGGAAAACTTGTATCTACATTTAATGAAACCAATCCAGATGAAATAATTTCATCATTAGAGAAAAATTCAAAATATGATTTTGATATTGATGGAGAGATTATTTCGCTATATAATGAAGACTTCATAATAGATTTTGATGCAAGTGAAAATTATGCCGCTGCAAAAAGAGACAACTATACTGTAATTATTTCAACATTAAGAAACAAAGAGATGATGGCAAAAGGATTGGTAAAAGATATTGCAAGAAGACTCCAAACACTTAGAAAAGAGAGAGGATATACCCCAACTGATGTTTTAGAAGTTGCATCTATTTTAGAATTAGATGAAGAATCCCTTGAAATGATGAAAGAAAAAGCTGAAGAACTAGCATTTTTGGTCAGAGTAAAACAAGTTAACTTTACAGAATCTTGTAAGGAATACAAAGAAGACGACATTGATGGTCAAAAAATCAAAATTTCTGTAGAATAG
- the dps gene encoding DNA protection during starvation protein → MSESTPNVVGINVLKQNGLDVDELLKELIKNAAVEFTAYYYFTNLRAHCTGIEGEGLKGIIEDARLEDLSHFESCLERIYQLGGTLPNDATEFIKISGCEFLQLPANPTDHKAILEKCLKAEQGAIVNWNKVCQMTFGKDPVTYDIAKDILAEEIEHESWFLELIYGRPSGHMRRKYAGERPHTRKHSRALDMA, encoded by the coding sequence ATGTCAGAATCAACCCCAAATGTTGTTGGAATTAACGTTCTAAAACAAAATGGCCTAGATGTTGATGAATTGTTAAAGGAATTAATCAAAAATGCTGCAGTAGAATTTACTGCATACTATTACTTTACCAATCTCAGAGCACATTGCACAGGTATAGAAGGGGAAGGATTGAAAGGAATTATCGAAGATGCAAGATTAGAAGATCTTAGTCACTTTGAATCATGCCTTGAGAGAATCTACCAACTAGGTGGAACTCTTCCAAATGACGCAACAGAATTTATCAAAATTTCTGGATGTGAATTCTTACAACTTCCAGCAAATCCAACAGATCATAAAGCGATTCTAGAAAAATGTCTCAAAGCAGAACAAGGAGCAATTGTCAACTGGAACAAAGTTTGCCAGATGACATTTGGAAAAGATCCTGTCACATACGATATTGCAAAAGATATTTTGGCTGAAGAGATAGAACATGAGTCTTGGTTCCTAGAACTAATCTATGGTAGACCATCAGGACACATGCGAAGAAAGTATGCAGGTGAAAGACCACATACAAGAAAACATTCTAGAGCATTAGATATGGCCTAA
- a CDS encoding succinate--CoA ligase subunit beta — translation MQLLEFQAKELFREYGINLLESISSTSIEDGRKHAKELGYPFVIKIQVPVGGRGKAGGIQKCQNDDEFELKYPQVMDLTIKGEKARAILLEKMADIKKELYLSIFLNRSKRCYTIIASAEGGVEIESVKNQIIKEVGLGDVSDELAKQVAKEMGLEGITAEQFVDTLKKLSKLTIEKEAELVEINPLAIMQDDSIMALDGKFVTDDNSNFRHPELQKYQEKTAIEEQAEKSGFSLVELDGDIAVVGNGAGLVMSTLDMLSDNGGKPACFLDVGGGATTESVYEALTLISQLPKVKGILVNLYGGIVKTTVVAEAFLKAYENNLIDLPVFSRLKGTESDKAKEMLQGSRTNIFDTVEEAINAAVMGIKK, via the coding sequence ATGCAATTACTTGAATTTCAGGCCAAGGAATTATTTCGAGAATATGGAATTAACTTACTTGAGAGCATCTCATCAACTAGCATAGAAGATGGTCGTAAACATGCAAAAGAATTAGGATATCCATTTGTAATTAAAATTCAAGTGCCTGTTGGAGGCAGAGGAAAAGCAGGCGGAATTCAAAAATGTCAAAACGATGATGAATTTGAGCTAAAATATCCTCAAGTCATGGACTTGACGATTAAAGGAGAGAAAGCAAGAGCAATTTTACTTGAAAAGATGGCAGATATTAAAAAAGAATTGTACCTTTCAATATTTTTGAATCGTTCAAAAAGATGTTACACCATTATTGCATCAGCTGAAGGTGGTGTAGAAATTGAATCAGTTAAAAATCAAATTATCAAAGAGGTTGGATTAGGAGATGTCTCAGATGAATTAGCAAAACAAGTTGCAAAGGAAATGGGGCTAGAAGGAATCACAGCAGAACAATTTGTGGATACTTTAAAAAAATTATCAAAATTAACAATTGAAAAAGAGGCAGAACTTGTCGAGATTAATCCATTAGCAATAATGCAGGATGATTCAATCATGGCACTAGATGGAAAATTTGTAACAGATGACAATAGTAATTTCAGACACCCAGAATTACAAAAATACCAAGAAAAAACAGCAATAGAAGAACAAGCTGAAAAAAGTGGATTTTCTCTAGTAGAACTTGATGGAGATATTGCAGTAGTTGGAAATGGTGCAGGACTTGTAATGTCAACATTAGATATGTTATCAGATAACGGTGGAAAGCCTGCATGTTTTCTTGATGTCGGTGGCGGTGCAACAACAGAATCAGTGTATGAAGCATTAACATTAATCAGTCAATTGCCAAAAGTCAAAGGAATTCTCGTAAATCTCTATGGAGGAATTGTAAAAACTACTGTTGTTGCCGAAGCATTTCTCAAAGCATATGAAAATAATCTAATTGATTTGCCAGTATTTTCAAGACTAAAGGGAACAGAATCAGATAAAGCAAAAGAAATGTTACAAGGTTCTAGAACCAACATATTTGATACAGTAGAAGAGGCAATTAATGCAGCAGTGATGGGGATAAAGAAATGA
- a CDS encoding succinate--CoA ligase subunit alpha, which yields MTDIFELLKGKPGDPDYENKEVIVQGITGSYGSLHAGKMLEYGTNITAGVTPGKGGQTWNESVPIYNTMQEAVDATDAKISIIFVPAKSFLSAAKDALNAGIKLLVAIPEHVPIRDTMEALDLANKKGATIIGPNTPGIMIPELIKIGIMPPMPFKAGKIAVLSKSGTLLYEISDALTNSGFGQSITIGIGGDPVNGTRLIDAFEMVKDIPDMEGLVIVGEIGGDSEEMLAQRIIDCGFNKPTVAYIAGRAAPKEKRMGHAGAIVMGNYGSAESKVSMFNKANIPVAKRPAEVPVLLAGKMEKSD from the coding sequence ATGACAGACATCTTTGAATTACTAAAAGGAAAACCAGGAGACCCAGATTATGAAAATAAAGAAGTCATAGTTCAAGGAATTACAGGATCATATGGTTCACTACATGCAGGAAAAATGTTAGAGTATGGAACCAACATTACAGCAGGAGTTACACCAGGTAAAGGAGGACAAACATGGAATGAGAGTGTACCAATTTACAATACAATGCAGGAAGCAGTAGATGCAACTGATGCAAAAATTTCAATCATCTTTGTTCCAGCAAAATCCTTCCTTTCAGCAGCTAAAGATGCATTAAATGCTGGAATCAAATTACTAGTTGCAATTCCAGAACACGTTCCAATTAGAGATACAATGGAGGCATTAGATTTAGCAAACAAAAAGGGCGCAACAATAATTGGACCAAACACACCGGGAATAATGATTCCAGAACTAATCAAGATAGGAATCATGCCACCAATGCCATTTAAGGCAGGAAAAATTGCAGTATTATCAAAAAGTGGAACATTACTATATGAAATTTCAGATGCTCTTACAAATTCAGGATTTGGTCAATCAATTACAATTGGAATTGGCGGTGACCCAGTTAACGGAACAAGATTAATTGATGCATTTGAAATGGTAAAAGACATTCCAGATATGGAAGGATTGGTAATAGTTGGAGAAATTGGAGGAGACTCTGAAGAGATGTTAGCTCAAAGAATTATCGATTGTGGATTTAACAAACCAACAGTAGCATACATTGCAGGAAGAGCAGCACCTAAAGAAAAGAGAATGGGTCATGCAGGAGCAATTGTAATGGGAAATTATGGATCAGCAGAATCTAAAGTATCAATGTTTAACAAAGCAAACATCCCTGTTGCAAAAAGACCTGCAGAAGTACCAGTATTACTAGCAGGAAAGATGGAAAAATCCGATTAG
- a CDS encoding 50S ribosomal protein L40e, with translation MPITDPEKKRIAQQARLVMRICFKCGARNDIGATRCRKCRNPYLRLKNRNLGVKK, from the coding sequence ATGCCTATTACAGATCCAGAAAAGAAACGAATTGCACAACAAGCACGTCTTGTAATGAGAATTTGCTTCAAATGTGGAGCTAGAAACGATATAGGTGCTACACGATGTAGAAAATGTAGAAATCCATACTTGAGATTAAAGAATAGGAATCTCGGGGTTAAGAAATAG
- a CDS encoding zinc-ribbon domain-containing protein produces MDSRDVVDDVNALLKLDVGDPYRLEHIKQTFIQNKKIWITDENYLKNLREKYLVKHTSDAQTDEIVFENEPENKDTIHCWKCGKQGPLGANFCMICGASIFEVGANPQLIPESKSFGSFSKSIPLKIPIIVGIPVLILIILGAGYSQGYFDNTFDSSSDTISNPVIEDEDIFYGEFDSKCGPGTVLDPDTNACRVGVVKTSDSTEFDSKCGPGTIFDSKSNSCILG; encoded by the coding sequence ATGGATTCCAGAGATGTTGTAGATGACGTCAATGCTTTATTGAAATTGGATGTTGGTGACCCTTATAGATTAGAGCACATTAAACAGACTTTCATTCAAAATAAAAAAATCTGGATTACTGATGAGAATTATCTGAAAAATTTACGAGAAAAATATCTTGTTAAACATACTTCTGATGCACAAACTGATGAGATTGTTTTTGAAAATGAACCTGAAAATAAAGATACAATTCATTGTTGGAAATGTGGAAAACAAGGTCCATTGGGTGCTAACTTTTGCATGATTTGTGGGGCTTCAATTTTTGAAGTAGGTGCAAACCCTCAACTTATTCCTGAATCAAAATCTTTTGGCAGTTTCTCAAAATCAATTCCATTAAAGATTCCAATTATTGTGGGAATTCCTGTTTTGATATTGATAATACTTGGTGCTGGTTATTCTCAAGGGTATTTTGATAATACATTTGATTCATCATCTGATACAATTTCTAACCCTGTGATTGAGGATGAAGATATTTTCTATGGTGAATTTGATTCCAAATGTGGCCCTGGTACTGTTCTTGATCCTGATACAAATGCATGTAGAGTTGGTGTTGTAAAAACATCTGATTCAACTGAGTTTGATTCCAAATGTGGCCCTGGAACTATCTTTGATTCTAAATCCAATTCATGTATTTTGGGATAA